A genomic segment from Bradyrhizobium sp. ISRA430 encodes:
- a CDS encoding MBL fold metallo-hydrolase has translation MNQTIRNTQQETNVSLDTAVRSKPDELVPSRYALKVGEIDVLVVSDGVLPLPTKMLGHNADPAVRAAWLKDMFLPQDAFDWALNAVLVRSGGRTILIDAGLGGDPDLHLPRAGQLIKRLDAAGIDLASVTDVVLTHMHMDHVGGLLVDGVKDRLRPDLQIHVAAAEVKFWESPDFSRTSMPPGFPDALRSAAKRFVKEYHNQLRQFDEEHEVAPGVVVRRTGGHTPGHSVVRLASGGDALTFAGDAVFTVGFDQPDWHNGFEHDPEEAARVRVRLLRELAETGEMLVATHLPFPSVGRVAVDGDAYRWVPVFWDY, from the coding sequence ATGAACCAGACGATCCGCAACACTCAGCAGGAGACAAACGTGAGCCTAGATACTGCAGTTAGATCGAAGCCTGACGAATTGGTTCCGTCGCGCTACGCGCTGAAGGTCGGCGAGATCGACGTGCTGGTGGTCAGCGACGGGGTGCTGCCGCTGCCCACCAAGATGTTGGGACACAACGCCGACCCGGCGGTGCGGGCGGCCTGGCTGAAGGACATGTTCCTGCCGCAGGACGCTTTCGACTGGGCGCTGAACGCGGTTCTGGTGCGCAGCGGCGGTCGGACCATCCTCATCGACGCAGGATTGGGAGGCGACCCCGACTTGCACTTGCCACGGGCCGGGCAGTTGATCAAGCGACTGGACGCCGCCGGGATCGATCTTGCGTCCGTGACCGACGTGGTACTGACCCACATGCACATGGACCACGTCGGCGGGCTGCTCGTCGACGGGGTGAAGGACCGGCTGCGCCCGGACCTGCAGATTCACGTGGCGGCCGCAGAGGTCAAATTCTGGGAGTCGCCCGATTTCTCCCGCACTTCCATGCCGCCAGGATTCCCGGACGCGCTTCGGTCGGCCGCCAAGCGGTTCGTGAAAGAGTACCACAATCAACTGCGGCAGTTCGATGAGGAGCACGAGGTGGCGCCGGGCGTCGTCGTCCGCCGCACCGGCGGCCATACCCCCGGGCACAGCGTGGTCCGCCTCGCGTCCGGCGGTGACGCGCTGACATTTGCCGGCGACGCCGTGTTTACCGTCGGGTTCGACCAGCCCGACTGGCACAACGGTTTCGAGCACGACCCCGAGGAGGCGGCGCGCGTCCGGGTCCGTCTTTTGCGGGAGCTGGCTGAGACCGGCGAGATGCTGGTGGCCACTCACCTGCCGTTCCCCTCCGTCGGCCGGGTGGCGGTCGATGGCGACGCCTATCGTTGGGTCCCGGTCTTCTGGGACTACTGA
- a CDS encoding SDR family oxidoreductase, with amino-acid sequence MKSEKVVIVTGGSSGIGRAAALRFAGQGDKVLVTGRRPGPVEETIAEHANIAGLVADVASAEDARRTIAKAVDTWGKVDALVNNAGAGAILPLADATADRIMDIFSVNVVGPSLLAAAALPHLKATRGTIINVSSTFGHKPAAGLSHYAASKAALEHLTHCWALELAPIGIRVNAVAAGPTESGALTGMMGLSLEQAAAIKEQERARIPLGRRGVPDDVAEWIVRLASPASEWMTGQVVAIDGGLGLS; translated from the coding sequence ATGAAAAGTGAAAAGGTCGTCATCGTGACGGGTGGCAGCTCTGGCATCGGGCGGGCGGCGGCACTACGGTTTGCCGGACAAGGCGACAAGGTGCTCGTGACCGGCCGCCGTCCCGGCCCCGTCGAGGAAACGATTGCCGAGCATGCGAACATCGCCGGTCTCGTTGCAGATGTCGCCTCGGCCGAAGATGCCAGGCGCACAATCGCCAAGGCGGTCGATACCTGGGGCAAGGTGGACGCCTTGGTCAACAACGCGGGCGCAGGGGCAATCCTCCCGCTGGCCGATGCGACAGCCGATCGGATCATGGACATTTTCTCCGTGAATGTGGTCGGCCCAAGTCTGCTCGCCGCCGCTGCTCTTCCTCACCTGAAGGCAACACGGGGCACGATCATCAATGTCTCAAGCACCTTCGGTCACAAGCCGGCGGCTGGACTGTCCCACTATGCAGCCAGTAAGGCGGCTTTGGAGCACCTGACCCACTGTTGGGCGCTGGAGCTTGCGCCAATTGGCATACGGGTGAACGCCGTCGCGGCGGGGCCAACGGAATCAGGCGCTCTGACCGGCATGATGGGGCTGTCCTTGGAACAGGCTGCGGCGATCAAGGAGCAGGAGCGCGCGCGCATCCCGCTCGGGCGGCGCGGCGTTCCGGACGACGTCGCAGAATGGATCGTGCGGCTTGCCAGCCCAGCTTCGGAATGGATGACGGGGCAGGTGGTCGCTATCGATGGTGGCTTGGGACTGTCTTAA
- a CDS encoding NAD(P)/FAD-dependent oxidoreductase, producing the protein MRLVIIGAGFAGMYAALSAARLRDIRGASPEELEIAMVAPEPTLVVRPRLYEAKPETLTAPLQDVLRAIDVVYVQGSAETINTKSRTVEIVTAKGTKKSLSYDRVVVATGSRLFRPNIPGLAEHGFSVDQLDDAIALDRHLHSLADRPARNGRDTVVVAGGGFTGIETATEMPARLRAILGKEAKTRVIVVDRNSVIAPDMGEGPRPIIEQAMRKLGVEIRLGAGVAELDKSGVTLSNGERIECATVIWAAGMRAAPLTAQIPAERDNFGRLLVDRDLRVLSVPGVFATGDAARAACDEVGNYALMSCQHATRMGAFAGNNAAAELLGVPTKPYHQKAYVTCLDLGEAGALFTRGWDRKVEMVGDVAKKTKQEINTVWIYPPRAERAAALASADPERVTDL; encoded by the coding sequence ATGCGACTCGTCATCATCGGCGCCGGCTTCGCCGGTATGTACGCCGCCCTTTCCGCTGCCCGCCTGCGCGACATCAGAGGCGCATCACCCGAAGAGCTCGAGATCGCGATGGTCGCGCCAGAGCCGACTCTGGTGGTCCGCCCACGGCTCTACGAAGCGAAGCCGGAGACCCTGACGGCACCTCTCCAAGATGTTCTTAGAGCCATCGATGTTGTCTACGTGCAAGGCAGCGCTGAGACGATCAACACCAAATCCCGCACGGTGGAGATCGTCACGGCCAAGGGCACCAAGAAGAGTCTTTCCTACGATCGAGTGGTTGTGGCGACCGGTAGCCGGCTTTTCCGTCCGAATATCCCTGGTCTCGCCGAGCATGGCTTCAGCGTTGACCAGCTCGATGACGCGATCGCCCTCGACCGGCATCTGCACAGTCTGGCCGATCGACCGGCAAGGAACGGGCGCGACACGGTCGTTGTGGCCGGCGGCGGCTTCACCGGCATCGAGACGGCCACCGAGATGCCGGCGCGGCTTCGCGCGATCCTCGGCAAGGAGGCCAAGACGCGCGTCATCGTCGTCGATCGGAACAGTGTGATCGCTCCCGACATGGGCGAGGGTCCGCGTCCGATCATTGAACAGGCAATGCGCAAGCTTGGTGTGGAGATCCGGCTTGGCGCTGGCGTCGCCGAACTGGACAAGTCCGGCGTCACGCTTTCGAACGGCGAACGCATCGAATGCGCGACCGTGATCTGGGCCGCCGGCATGCGCGCGGCTCCGTTGACCGCGCAGATCCCAGCCGAGCGCGACAATTTCGGCCGGCTGCTGGTCGACCGCGACCTACGCGTGTTGTCGGTGCCTGGCGTCTTCGCCACCGGCGATGCCGCCAGGGCAGCATGCGACGAGGTCGGCAATTACGCGCTGATGTCATGCCAGCACGCCACGCGGATGGGTGCCTTTGCCGGAAACAATGCCGCCGCCGAGCTCCTGGGTGTTCCGACCAAGCCCTACCACCAGAAGGCCTACGTCACCTGTCTCGATCTCGGCGAAGCAGGCGCGCTGTTCACCCGCGGCTGGGATCGCAAGGTGGAGATGGTCGGCGACGTCGCCAAGAAGACCAAGCAGGAGATCAACACCGTCTGGATCTATCCGCCGCGCGCCGAGCGTGCCGCCGCGCTGGCCTCGGCCGATCCGGAGCGCGTGACTGACCTCTAG
- a CDS encoding alpha/beta hydrolase: MTSVTTKDGVEIFYKDWGPKSAQPIVFHHGWPLSSDDWETQMLFFVGKGYRVIAHDRRGHGRSSQPSDGHDMDHYAADAAAVVEHLDLRNTIHVGHSTGGGEAARYVARYGRDRVAKLVLIGAVPPLMVKTEANPGGLPIEVFNNLRAQLAANRAQFYFGFASGPFYGYNRPGTEASQAVIWNWWRQGMMGSAKAHHDGIKAFSETDFTEDLKNINVPTLVLHGGDDQIVPVADSAPLSAKLLKRSILKIYDLLPHGLCTTHANIINAELLSFISA; the protein is encoded by the coding sequence GTGACCTCCGTCACGACCAAGGATGGCGTGGAAATATTCTACAAAGACTGGGGACCGAAGTCCGCCCAACCAATCGTTTTTCACCACGGTTGGCCGCTGAGTTCCGACGACTGGGAGACCCAGATGCTCTTCTTCGTCGGCAAGGGCTACCGTGTCATCGCCCATGATCGCCGCGGTCACGGGCGCTCGAGCCAGCCAAGCGACGGCCATGATATGGATCACTACGCGGCTGATGCCGCAGCCGTCGTCGAGCATCTTGATCTTCGCAACACCATTCATGTCGGCCATTCCACTGGCGGCGGTGAAGCCGCGCGTTATGTTGCGCGTTACGGCAGGGATCGCGTAGCCAAACTGGTTCTCATCGGCGCCGTACCGCCATTGATGGTGAAGACGGAGGCCAATCCGGGCGGCTTGCCCATCGAAGTGTTCAATAACCTGCGCGCTCAGCTCGCAGCGAATCGTGCACAGTTCTATTTCGGTTTCGCGAGCGGCCCCTTCTACGGCTACAACCGACCGGGTACGGAGGCGTCGCAAGCGGTCATCTGGAACTGGTGGCGCCAGGGGATGATGGGCAGCGCCAAGGCGCACCATGACGGCATCAAGGCCTTCTCGGAAACGGACTTCACAGAGGATCTGAAGAACATCAACGTGCCCACGCTTGTGCTGCATGGCGGGGACGATCAGATCGTGCCCGTCGCAGACTCTGCCCCTCTTTCGGCGAAGCTTTTGAAGCGCAGCATCCTGAAGATCTACGACCTGCTGCCGCACGGCTTGTGCACGACGCATGCCAACATCATCAACGCCGAGCTTCTCTCGTTCATCTCGGCCTAG
- a CDS encoding AraC family transcriptional regulator, producing the protein MSKPILSDVSKNLSAASEARASNVPIADGRRADAEMARVLGTEPFRMALDASGAGIAHWKHEPLHDVVEAMNHHVIMAYNGMIQRMERRSGRSVTNGTFRPGVVIIIPEGSSSRWDIPKPVDVVQLYLPHATLKRVANEADIATPIDLMERTAHPDPFTSRLLLSAADVIDGNGALDTLFRHQLTDLLATRLLVAHAGSPTTFQPTIGGLSPKVLLRAIERLRSDSDADVSLDALASDAGLSRFHFCRAFKESTGLSPHAWLRQYRLEQAMNMLRDPDASVVSVAAALGYGSQTAFAAAFKRLTGETPSNWRRRSR; encoded by the coding sequence ATGAGCAAGCCAATCTTGTCCGATGTTTCGAAGAATCTTTCGGCCGCATCTGAGGCGCGCGCGAGCAACGTTCCGATTGCCGACGGGCGTCGTGCCGATGCAGAGATGGCCCGCGTGCTCGGGACCGAACCATTTCGCATGGCGTTGGACGCCTCCGGTGCCGGGATCGCCCACTGGAAACATGAACCATTGCACGACGTCGTCGAGGCCATGAACCACCACGTCATCATGGCTTACAACGGCATGATACAGCGCATGGAGCGACGGTCGGGAAGATCAGTTACGAATGGAACGTTTCGTCCCGGAGTTGTGATCATCATTCCGGAAGGATCAAGCTCCCGATGGGATATTCCCAAGCCTGTTGATGTCGTCCAGCTCTATCTTCCTCACGCAACGCTGAAGCGCGTCGCCAACGAAGCCGACATCGCCACGCCGATCGATCTCATGGAGCGAACGGCGCATCCCGACCCCTTTACATCTCGATTGCTCTTGAGCGCAGCCGATGTCATAGACGGCAATGGGGCCCTGGATACGCTGTTCAGGCATCAGTTGACGGATCTCCTGGCCACGCGCCTCCTGGTTGCGCACGCCGGCTCGCCAACCACGTTCCAGCCGACCATCGGTGGGTTGTCGCCGAAAGTCCTGCTCCGTGCCATCGAACGGTTGCGCTCGGACAGCGATGCGGACGTCTCCCTCGATGCGCTGGCTTCCGATGCCGGCCTGTCGCGCTTCCATTTCTGCCGCGCCTTCAAGGAAAGCACCGGGCTTTCGCCCCATGCCTGGCTGCGCCAGTACCGGCTCGAGCAGGCCATGAACATGCTGCGTGACCCCGACGCATCCGTGGTCTCGGTCGCAGCGGCGCTTGGCTATGGCTCCCAGACTGCCTTCGCCGCCGCGTTCAAGCGCCTGACCGGCGAAACGCCGAGCAATTGGCGGCGACGATCGCGTTAA